The DNA sequence GCCCCGATGATCACCGCGGTCTTGCCCTTGAAGGGGCTCTTGCCGCCGCCACCGCCGGGCGGCGGGGCGGCCGGTCCGCCCGGGTACTGCTGCTGCGGGAAGCCGTAACCGGCGGGCTGCGCGGGCTGGCCGTACGGGCCGGGCTGCGGCGGCTGGCCATAGGGACCCGGCTGCGGGGGCTGGCCGTAGGGGCCGGGCTGCGGAGGCTGGCCGTACGGACCCGGCTGCTGCGGATAGCCGTACGCGCCGGCCTGTGCGGGCGGCTGCTGCGGCTGGCCGTAGCCGGGCTGCGGGGCCGGGGGAGGCGACTGCGGCGGACCCGCGGGCGGCATCGGCGGCTGCGGCTGCGGCGGGCCGGACTGCCGCGGGTCCTGTGGATCCTGTGGAGCTCCGAAGCCGCCGTGCGGCGGCTGGTTGGGCGGCTGAGTCATCAGCGCTTCCCCCTTCACTGATTTTTCGGCACGCCAAGTGGTGCTCAGGCCGACCTTTCTATCACTCCAATCAAGCCATGGCCGGGACCGGTCCTGACCCTGTACCCAAGGGAGGACCGGCCCGTGATGCGTCCGTTACGCGATGCTCACGCGTTCTCCGCGAGCTCCAGCCAGCGCATTTCCAACTCTTCACGCTCGCTGCCGAGTTCGCGCAGTTCGGCGTCCAGTTTGGCCACCTTCTCGAAGTCTGTGGCGTTATCGGCGATCTGCGTGTGGAGGGTGCTCTCCTTGGCCGAGATCTTGTCCAGCTGCCGCTCGATCTTCTGGAGTTCCTTCTTCGCGGCGCGGGCGTCGGCGGCGGAGACCGCGTTGGTCTCGGGCTCGGGGCGCGCGGCGGGGGCCGGGGCCGCGGCCTCCGTCATCCGCTGCCTGCGCTCCAGGTACTCGTCGATGCCGCGCGGCAGCATCCGCATCGTGGCGTCGCCCAGGAGCGCGTGCACCCGGTCCGTGGTGCGCTCGACGAAGAACCGGTCGTGCGAGATCACGATCATCGAGCCGGGCCAGCCGTCGAGCACGTCCTCCAGCTGCGTCAGGGTCTCGATGTCGAGGTCGTTGGTGGGCTCGTCGAGGAAGAGCACGTTCGGCTCGTCCATCAGCAGGCGCAGGAGCTGGAGCCGGCGCCGCTCACCGCCGGACAGGTCGCCGACCGGCGTCCACTGCTTCTCCTTGCTGAAGCCGAACGTCTCGCACAGCTGGCCCGCGGTCATCTCCCGGCCCTTGCCGAGGTCGACGCGCTCGCGGACCTGCTGCACGGCCTCCAGGACGCGCGTGGCCGGGTCCAGCTCGGCGACCTCCTGGGAGAGGTAGGCGAGCTTCACGGTCTTGCCGACCGTGATCCGGCCCGCCACGGGCTGCGTCTCGCCCTCGGAGCGGGCGGCGTCGGCCATGGCCCGCAGGAGCGAGGTCTTGCCCGCGCCGTTCACCCCCACCAGGCCGATGCGGTCGCCCGGGCCGAGCTGCCACGTCAGGTGCTTCAGGAGCAGCTTGGGACCGGCCTGTACGGACACGTCCTCCAGGTCGAAGACGGTCTTGCCGAGCCGGGTGGTGGCGAACTTCATCAGCTCGCTGGTGTCGCGCGGCGGCGGCACGTCCTTGATCAGCTCATTGGCGGCCTCGACGCGGAAGCGCGGCTTGGAGGTGCGGGCCGGGGCGCCGCGGCGCAGCCACGCCAGCTCCTTGCGGACCAGGTTCTGCCGCTTGACCTCTTCGGTGGCCGCGATGCGCTCGCGCTCGGCGCGCGCGAAGACGTAGTCGGAGTAGCCGCCCTCGTACTCGTAGACGGTGCCCTTCTGCACGTCCCACATGCGGGTGCACACCTGGTCGAGGAACCAGCGGTCGTGCGTCACGCACACGAGGGCCGAGCGGCGCTCCCGCAGGTGCTGCGCGAGCCAGGAGATGCCCTCCACGTCCAGGTGGTTGGTGGGCTCGTCGAGCACGATCAGGTCCTGCTCGGCGATGAGCAGCTGGGCGAGCGCGATGCGGCGCCGCTCGCCGCCGGACAG is a window from the Streptomyces spectabilis genome containing:
- a CDS encoding ABC-F family ATP-binding cassette domain-containing protein, with the translated sequence MAVNLVNVEAVSKVYGTRALLDGVSLGVSEGDRIGVVGRNGDGKTTLIRMLAKLEEADTGRVTHSGGLRLGVLTQHDSLDPEATVRHEVIGDLADHEWAGNAKIRDVLTGLFGGLDLPGFPQGLDTVIGPLSGGERRRIALAQLLIAEQDLIVLDEPTNHLDVEGISWLAQHLRERRSALVCVTHDRWFLDQVCTRMWDVQKGTVYEYEGGYSDYVFARAERERIAATEEVKRQNLVRKELAWLRRGAPARTSKPRFRVEAANELIKDVPPPRDTSELMKFATTRLGKTVFDLEDVSVQAGPKLLLKHLTWQLGPGDRIGLVGVNGAGKTSLLRAMADAARSEGETQPVAGRITVGKTVKLAYLSQEVAELDPATRVLEAVQQVRERVDLGKGREMTAGQLCETFGFSKEKQWTPVGDLSGGERRRLQLLRLLMDEPNVLFLDEPTNDLDIETLTQLEDVLDGWPGSMIVISHDRFFVERTTDRVHALLGDATMRMLPRGIDEYLERRQRMTEAAAPAPAARPEPETNAVSAADARAAKKELQKIERQLDKISAKESTLHTQIADNATDFEKVAKLDAELRELGSEREELEMRWLELAENA